CCAGCAACGACGGACATCCCAATGAAATGACCCAGCGGATCACGCGCGGCCGCCATCAACCGGCTGCCTGCCCCAGGATCTGCCGCACCAGCGTGCCGATTTCTTCCTTGTTGCCGGTGACCATCAGATGCTCGTCGCGCGCCAGGCTGATGCCGATGCTGACGGCATAATCGACTCCGACGTTGTGGCCCTCATCATCGAGCCGGGCGAATGATTCCACCTTGCTGATGTAAATGACCCGGGTGGCGTCGAGAAACCCGCCCTGCGGCAACCGTACCCAACGCTGCATGATCTGGCCCCTGACCGAAACTGATCGTGAGTCTACGCCGGAAGTGCCGCCGGAAGCGCTCGTCCAGCGAAAATCACGCGGTCCACAATCACTGCTGGACGCGGGCTCAGCCCCGACGCAGCAATGAGCTGGCCATGGATTCCAGCCCGTTCCGGTCCAGCAGTGCGACCTCGCGGCGATCAATGGCAATCAGTCCATCGTCGCTCATTCGACGAAGGACTCGGCTGACCGTCTCCGGTGCCAGACTGAGGTAATTGGCGATATCGGTGCGCTGCATGGGCAGGCTGAAGCGCCGCTCTGAAAAGCCACGGGAGGCCAGCCGTTCCGACCAGTTGATCAAGAAGGCCGCCAGACGCTCCTCGGCGCTGTAATCACCCTTGCCCAGCGTGGCGGTGCCGATGTCCCGGGAAATCAACCGGAACAGCGTTTCCTGTATGGAGGGGACACGGGTAGCCAGCGTGGCCATCGCCGGAAAGGAAAAACGGCAGAGCATCACGGTATCGACAGCAACAGCCGTGCATGGGTATCGCGCCGGATAGATGGCATTCAGTCCGACCAGTTCGCCCGGCGTGTAGAAGCCGAGCACTTGCTCCCGACCCTTGTCATCCAGCACGGAAGTCTTGACCAACCCTGCCCGCACCGAAAAGATCGCGCCGAAGGCATCACCGGTGCGGAAGATCTCGTCGCCCGCATGAAATGGTCCAACGTGCTCGATCAGGCAATGCAGCTCGCGCAGCGCGGTCTTGCTGTAACCATCTGGCAGACACAGTTGTCCAAACACGCAAGTGCTGCAGAAATGGGCCTCGTCGCCATCATCGATGGGCGCCTGGGGCCAGAGGTTCTGCGTGTGCTCGAGCAAGGCGGAACTCCGCGGTCCATGTGTGTTGCGTAGTCTGCCCGTGGCAGCCGCGGGCGGCTAGCAGCGTGCGCCGGTGTCCGGGCCAGCGCCCTCGACGACTTCGAAATGGCGATTGCACGCGATTCGCCGCTGGCACGGCGGAGGTGATGGCAGACGGTGGGCGCCAGGGTCGATGGCATTGCCGATCGAGACCTGAACGATTGTGACGAATTGGCGTAAGCTATCTGCTGCGCCACTCCGGGCCCATCGGGAGATCTCCCATGATGATCGACAACGTGATTCGAAAGCTGACGATGCAGCTGGCATTGGTCGCCTTGGCCTTCTTCGCCATGGATCAGGCAGAGGCCCAGCGCGGCAGACTGGTCATTGCCGACTACGCCGTCAGTACGGCGGCCACGCAACTGACCATCGACGGGGTGGCCGTCAATCCCTTGGTCGCGGCCGGCGAACTGCCGCGCATTCAACTGGCGGGTACCCAGCTCAAGGTGCTCCAGCTGCGTGCCTCCGACGGCACCGTGCTGGCCAGCACCTCGCTGACGCCGGACTTCACTCAGGATTATCTGCTGCTGGCCTCGGGCGATGGCCAGACCTTGCCCTACAGACTTCAGGTGGAAGCCAGTGTCGGCGTCCGCACGCGCTTGTTCAACGCCTCGCGACTACTCGGCGAAGCGCCGGAGTTCGAAATACTGATGGAGAGCGATGACGGTTCGACTGCGGTGCGGGCGGCTGCCGGATCGCTGTCTGAGTCGCTGTCGGCAGATCGAGCCAATCTGGGACTGCGCTTTCGTCGCGCCAGCGACGGCGCGACCCTGCTGCACCTGAAGCGCGCGAGTTTCGGTCGCAGCGGCCTGGCACGGGATGTGGTCGTGGTGTTGCATGGAACCCAGGATGCACTGAAGGCCGATGAGATCGGCATCAGCGACTTCAATCCCTATGTGGTCAATGCCTTGCCCAGTCTGGCGCTGGGAACGGTGCAGCTGAAACTGCTGAATGGTGGCGCCTTTGGCAGTGGACCGGCGCCCATGGATTTCGACATTGGCGGACAATCGGCGCGGCTCGAATATGGCGAGTTCTCCTCGACCATCGACTTGCCCGAACAGGGTGTATACCGGCTGTGCGCAGAAGCCGGTCGCGGGATCACCCAGTTTCCCCAGATCTCCTGCGGCACGCTCGAATTCGAGGGCGGCAAGCGCTATCTCGCGATTTCCCGTTCCTTCTTCCCGAACCAGTCGAACCCGCCGCCATCGTTGCTGGACGCGCTCCCGTTTCTGGCCTACGAGATCCCGGCGCCAGTCGGCAGCAACAGCCGAGTTCGCGTGCTTTATGGCGCCGTTGCACCGCGCTTTTCCGACCTGCTCTACGTCGGCGCGGATTCCGGTGGCGAAGTGCAGGTGCTCGATTCGCCTGACGTCGCCCAGCCGGCCTTCGGCTCCGGCGCCGTCACCGTGCTGGATGGCGCGCCCGAACGGCTCGACATCAAGATCAGCGGCGACTACGGCACACGCAATCTGGCCGATCTGGCGCCATTTACCCCGGCGCCAGGCAGCGCCGTCGATGCCGTTCTGATCGGCGACGGCGAACGCTTTCCCTATCGCATCGTCAGCGAAGCGGCGCTAGGCGAGGAACTGGTAGTGGACCCGCGCTATGGCGGCTTCTGGACCATCGATGAGTTTGCGCTGGAAGGCTTCAACCTGACGCCCATGCCTGAGCAGGATCGTTTGCTCGGCACCTGGTTCAAGCACGGAGCCGATGACCGTGTGCAGTGGTATGTCATGGACAGCTGCGCGTCGGAGCCCGGCTCGGCCGAGTGCCTTGCGCCGGCTGCATTCCAGACACGTACGGTGCAGCTGCGGGTCTATCAGACCGACAAGCCGGGCTCGGTGCGCACGCTGCGGGACGCCGGCACCATCCGCATCGAGTTCACCGATTGCACGGCGGCGGTGGCAACGGTGGATTTGCTCGGACAGGCCTCGCAGACCTTGCATCTCAGCAATCAGACGCCGACCGCCGAGTGCAGGCTGGCCCAGCTCTTTCCTTCCGGCGGTGGCTGACATCAAGGCCTTGCCGAGGTGACCGGATGCAGGTGGCGCGCTAGGATTCGGCGCCACCTGTGCCGAGCATGCTGATGTCCTTCCGATCTGACTTTCTGGAACTGGCGCTGCGCCTCAACGTACTGCGCTTCGGCGAGTTCAAGCTGAAGAGCGGGCGCTTGAGCCCGTATTTCTTCAATGCCGGCCTGATCAACACCGGCGCCGCGCTGGCCACTCTGGGTGACGCCTACGCCGATACCCTGGTCGAGTCCGGTCTGGCTTTCGACATGCTCTACGGCCCGGCCTACAAGGGCATCGCGCTGGCCAGCGCCAGCGCCATTGCCCTCGCGCGCAAGCATGGCCGCGACCTGCCTTTTGCCTTCAATCGCAAGGAAGCCAAGGATCATGGCGAGGGCGGCGTGCTCATCGGCGCTCCACTCAAGGGACGGGTGGTCATCGTCGACGACGTCATCAGCGCCGGCACCAGCGTGCGCGAATCGGTGGCGCTGATCCGCGCCCATGGCGCCGAGCCCGCCGCCGTGCTGATTGCGATCGATCGCCAGGAGCGCGGACTGGGCGCCCTGTCGGCCGCCGATGAAGTCCGCGCCGAGTTCGACATCCCCGTGCTGGCCATTGCCAATTTGACGGAACTGCTGAGCTTCGCCGCGACCCGTCCGGAATTGGCCGAGGTCCTTCCCAGACTGCAGGCCTATCGCGGCGAATACGGGGCCTGAACCCCGCTAGCCCTGTGGGAGCGGCTTCAGCCGCGACCGGGCTTGCCGCAGACCGTCACAAGAAGCCGGACGCGAAGGACGCGAAGGAAAAGCAGAAAGGTCGCGAGGGACGTCCATATCAGGAAGCCCTCCGAGACACCTGTGGCACCAATCCATGAATGGGCTTGAGCAAGATCGGGTTGGCCTGAAGCTGATGGACAAGCCGTTTTTCCATCAACAGCTGCCATTCTTGTTTGCTCTTCTTTCTGCTTGTCCTTTGCGTCCTTCGCGTCCCGCTCTTACGTGGGAACTCAGCGAGCCAGTCGCGGATGAATCCGCTCCCACGGGCGGCGCTCAGGCCGGCGGTATCACGGCGACAAAGCCGTCCTGCAAGGCATCCAGCGCTTGCGAGCCGAGTGCGCCGAGGTCGGGTCTGCCGTCGTGTTCAAACCAGTAGCGCATGGTGGCGCGGATCAGGCCGATGGCGGCGCCGGCCAGCATGCGCGCGCGCAGTTCGGCGTGGGCCGAGCCGGCAAAGCGCTGAGCGAAGACCCGGGCCATGGCCTGTTCCCAGTCGTGGTCGATCTCGTGCTCACGGGCGATCAGCGTAGCGGCCGACTGCACCAGGCGCTGCTGGGCGATCAGCTGCTCGCGGTTCGCGGCGTAATCGCGGGCGAACTCGCGGGCGATGGCGCGCAGGCTGGCGAAAGGGCTCTCGTTGACCGGCGCGCCTTCCAGCAGTTCCAGAAAACGCTCCAGGCGCTCGGCCCGATGCGGGAAGGCCAGCGCCTCCTTGTTGGCGAAATAACGGAAGAAGGTGCGGCGACTGACGCCGGCATCGGCGCAGATGTCGTCGATGGTGGTGGCCTCGAAGCCATCGCGGTGAAAACGCCGGTTGGCGGCGCGCACCAGGGCCCGACGAGTGGTGTCTTTCTTGTGTTCGCGCAAGCGCGCAGGTGACTTCTTCATGGCCTAAGGATATAAGGGCGCGTCCAACAAAGTGCCACTCAGTGCCAAATTCAGCCCAAACCCAGGATCTGCGCCCGGACTCGACCCTCAGCTGGGTCGCCGGCCCTCACGCGCCCGCCTTTGCGCCGGCCGACATCGCCGCCGCTCTGGCCCAGCCCCGGGTCACCGCGCACGTCATCCGCGATCCCGTCAGCGGTGCCATCGGCATCGGCCTGGCCGGAACTCCATCCCCCGTGCCCCGTGCCCCGTCCGCCGTGCCCCGTCTGGAGCTCCTCGGCAGTCTGCCGCCGCTCTATCCCGAGTGGCTGGGCGATCGCGGCTTTGCCGAGGTCCATCGCACCCGTTTTGCCTATGTGGGCGGCGCCATGGCCAATGGCATTGCCAGCACGCGCATGGTGATCGAACTGGCGCGCCAGGGTTTCCTCGGCTTCTTCGGTGCCGCGGGATTGTCTCTGGCGCGCATCGAAGCGGCCATCGAGGAGTTGCAGCGGGAGCTGGATCCGCAGCAGCTGCCCTGGGGCGTCAATCTGATCCACAGCCCGGCGGAGCCGGCGCACGAAGAGGCCGTGGCTGAACTGCTGCTCAGGCGCGGCGTGCGCTGCGTCGAAGCCTCGGCCTATCTGCGTCTGACGCCAGCCGTGGTGCGTTATGCCTGCACTGGCTTGACTCGCGGTGCCGACGGCCAGGTGCGGCGCGCCCATCGCGTCATCGCCAAGGTCTCGCGCACCGAAGTCGCGCGCCAGTTTCTGAACCCGCCACCGGCGGCACTGCTGCAGAAACTGCTCGACCGTGGGCAGCTGACGGCGCAGGAGGCTGAACTCGCCGCCACCATTCCGCTGGTCGAGGATCTGACCGCCGAAGCTGATTCCGGCGGTCATACCGACAACCGGCCGATGGCCGTGCTGGTACCGGAACTGGCGGCGCTGCGTACGCACATCGCCGCCGAGCGCGGCTACACCCGGCCGATCCGCATCGGCGCCGCCGGTGGTTTGGGCACGCCCGCTGCGGTCGCTGCCGCCTTTGCGCTGGGCGCCGACTATGTCCAGACCGGTTCGGTCAACCAGAGCTGTGTGGAAGCGGGCCTCGGCGCCGCCGCTCGCGCGCAGCTGGCACAGGCCGAGATGGCCGATGTGACCATGGCCCCGGCCGCCGACATGTTCGAGATGGGCGTGGATGTGCAGGTATTGCGACGCGGCACGCTGTTCGCGCCGCGCGCCCGCAAGCTCTACGAGTTGTACAAGAGCTATCCCGCACTGGACGCGATTCCGACCACGGAGCGCGAGAAGGTCGAGAGCACGATACTGCGGGCCAGCTTCGACGAGGCCTGGGCCAGCACCCGCAGCTTCTGGCTGGGCCGCGACCCCAAACAGGTCGAACGCGCCGAACGCGATCCCAAGCATCAGATGGCGCTGGTGTTCCGCAGCTATCTGGGCCTCGCCAGCCGCTGGGCCATCGACGGCCTGGCCGGGCGCGAATCCGACTATCAGATCTGGTGCGGTCCGGCGATGGGCGCCTTCAACAGCTGGGTACGCGGCAGTTTTCTGGAAGACCCGGAAGCGCGCACCGTGGTTCAGGTGGCGCGCAATCTGCTCGAAGGCGCTGCAGTGATCAGCCGCGCCCAGCAGCTGCGCAGTTTCGGCGCGCCGGTGCCGGCCAGCGCCTTTGACTTCCGGCCACGGCCGCTGGCGTGAGCTCCGCGCTTGCCACCGTCGGTGCCCTTGCCCGCATGGCGCGCGATGTGAGGTCGGGTGGCGTGGGCAGAGCTATTGGTCCGCGAAGGACGCGAAGGACGCAAAGAAAAGCGAAAGAGTCCAGATCATCAGTCCCTATCCAGCAAACTCTGCTCGGCGTCATCTTGACCCCGGACTTGATTCGGGGGAAGCCATCCGGCGAACTGCGACACGACCAAGAAGGGACGCGCGCCGGCGCGGCCGCTCTTGACCGGCCTGCACAGCAGAGCGGCGTCGCAGCGCGGCGCCCTCCAAGGGAGCCACGTGACACCCTCGGCCTACGCTGCCCGGCGCCGGTCCCTGTCGGCCTGATCAAGAATTCTTCGCTCTTCTTGGCGTCCTTTGCGTCCTTTGCGGACCCAGACGCTCTTGTCCGAGTGCAGCGCGCCACCGAGTCACCCAGGTCGCTGCGCGCCCAACGTGACCTACCTTTTGCACCAGCGAGATCGTCATGACCATCGTCCAGCGTTCCCCGATCGCCATAGTCGGCGTCAGCGCCCTGTTTCCCGGTTCCACAGACGCCACCGGATTCTGGCGCGACATCCTGGCCGGCCGCGATCTGCTCAGCGATGTGCCCGAGTCACACTGGCGTATTGCCGACTACTACGACCCGGACCCGAAGGCGCCGGACAAGACCTATGCGCGTCGCGGCGGCTTCCTGGACCTGGTCGATTTCGACGCATTGGCCTGGGGCTTGCCGCCCTCGACACTGCCGGCCACCGACACCTCGCAACTGCTGGCGCTGATTGTCGCCCAGGCGGTGCTGCAGGACGCGGCCGGCGAAGCTTTCGAGCACATGGACCGCTCGCGCATCTCGGTGATCCTGGGCGTGACCTCGGCGCAGGAACTGCTGTTTTCGATGGTGTCGCGACTGCAGCGCCCGGTCTGGGCGCAGGCGCTTCGCGATTCCGGTCTGGACGAGGCGCTGATCGAGACCGCCTGCGCCCGCATCGCCGCCAGCTATGTGCCGTGGCAGGAAGCCAGCTTCCCAGGTCTGCTCGGCAATGTCGTCGCCGGACGTATCGCCAATCGATTGAATCTGGGCGGTACCAACTGCGTCACCGATGCCGCCTGTGCCTCGTCCTTGAGCGCCCTGTCGATGGCGGTCAGCGAGTTGCAGCTCGGGACCAGTGATCTGGCCATTGCCGGCGGTGTCGACACACTCAACGACATCTTCATGTACCTGTGCTTTTCGAAGACGCCGGCGCTGTCACCCAGCGGCGACTGCCGGCCCTTCAGCGCCTCGGCAGACGGCACCATGCTTGGGGAAGGCCTGGGTATGGTCGCGCTGAAACGGCTGGCCGATGCCGAGCGCGACGGCGACCGCATCTATGCCGTGCTGCGCGGGCTGGGAACGGCCAGCGACGGCCGCTCCAAGAGCGTCTACGCGCCGGTCTCGGCCGGCCAGGCGCAGGCCTTGCGGCGCGCCTACGAACAGGCCGGCTACGGACCGGACACCGTGGAACTGGTCGAGGCCCACGGCACCGGCACCAAGGCTGGCGATGTCGCCGAGTTCGAAGGCCTGCGCCTGTGCTTCGCGCCCGAGGGTGACGAGCAGCAACCCTGGTGCGCACTGGGTTCGGTGAAGAGCCAAAT
Above is a window of Rhodanobacteraceae bacterium DNA encoding:
- a CDS encoding PfaD family polyunsaturated fatty acid/polyketide biosynthesis protein encodes the protein MRPDSTLSWVAGPHAPAFAPADIAAALAQPRVTAHVIRDPVSGAIGIGLAGTPSPVPRAPSAVPRLELLGSLPPLYPEWLGDRGFAEVHRTRFAYVGGAMANGIASTRMVIELARQGFLGFFGAAGLSLARIEAAIEELQRELDPQQLPWGVNLIHSPAEPAHEEAVAELLLRRGVRCVEASAYLRLTPAVVRYACTGLTRGADGQVRRAHRVIAKVSRTEVARQFLNPPPAALLQKLLDRGQLTAQEAELAATIPLVEDLTAEADSGGHTDNRPMAVLVPELAALRTHIAAERGYTRPIRIGAAGGLGTPAAVAAAFALGADYVQTGSVNQSCVEAGLGAAARAQLAQAEMADVTMAPAADMFEMGVDVQVLRRGTLFAPRARKLYELYKSYPALDAIPTTEREKVESTILRASFDEAWASTRSFWLGRDPKQVERAERDPKHQMALVFRSYLGLASRWAIDGLAGRESDYQIWCGPAMGAFNSWVRGSFLEDPEARTVVQVARNLLEGAAVISRAQQLRSFGAPVPASAFDFRPRPLA
- the pyrE gene encoding orotate phosphoribosyltransferase, with the protein product MMSFRSDFLELALRLNVLRFGEFKLKSGRLSPYFFNAGLINTGAALATLGDAYADTLVESGLAFDMLYGPAYKGIALASASAIALARKHGRDLPFAFNRKEAKDHGEGGVLIGAPLKGRVVIVDDVISAGTSVRESVALIRAHGAEPAAVLIAIDRQERGLGALSAADEVRAEFDIPVLAIANLTELLSFAATRPELAEVLPRLQAYRGEYGA
- a CDS encoding helix-turn-helix domain-containing protein; the encoded protein is MLEHTQNLWPQAPIDDGDEAHFCSTCVFGQLCLPDGYSKTALRELHCLIEHVGPFHAGDEIFRTGDAFGAIFSVRAGLVKTSVLDDKGREQVLGFYTPGELVGLNAIYPARYPCTAVAVDTVMLCRFSFPAMATLATRVPSIQETLFRLISRDIGTATLGKGDYSAEERLAAFLINWSERLASRGFSERRFSLPMQRTDIANYLSLAPETVSRVLRRMSDDGLIAIDRREVALLDRNGLESMASSLLRRG
- a CDS encoding TetR family transcriptional regulator; protein product: MKKSPARLREHKKDTTRRALVRAANRRFHRDGFEATTIDDICADAGVSRRTFFRYFANKEALAFPHRAERLERFLELLEGAPVNESPFASLRAIAREFARDYAANREQLIAQQRLVQSAATLIAREHEIDHDWEQAMARVFAQRFAGSAHAELRARMLAGAAIGLIRATMRYWFEHDGRPDLGALGSQALDALQDGFVAVIPPA